The sequence TGCCGCCGGGCGCAGCCCGAGCGCCATGGCCGGCAGGATGAGATAGCGCAGCCCGCCGTAGCCTGTGCCGGGAAGCCAACCCAGAATCACGCAGAATATCACGATTGCGAGAAGGCCGACGAAGAACACGGGCATCGACACCCCGAGGAGGGCGAGAACCATGCTGGCGTAGTCCCAGATGGAGTACTGCTTCACAGCGGATACGATCCCGAGGACGACTCCGAGCGGAATCGCGATAGCCATGGATGCCCCCGCAAGCTTGGCGGACGCCGGTATCCTTTCCGCTATCGCCTGCGTCACCCTCATGTTGTTGCGGTACGAGCGTCCAAGGTCGAGAGTGATGGCATCCCTATAAAACTTGATCATTTGAATGTACCAAGGTTTGTCGAGGCCCATTTCCCGCCTTATTCGCTCGATTGTCTCCGGGTCACCTCTCTGACCTGAGAGTATCCTCGCGGGGTCGCCAGGCACGATCGTGCTCAAGATGAATACCACCAGAATGACACCCATGAGGACCGGGATCGCTGCAATAAGCCTCCGCATAACGTACTTTCCCACTGCGCGGACCAACCTCCCTTGCAAGACAAGCCGCGGTCCGCTTCTCTTGCGGCGCGCCGGCTGACTCTGGTTCGTCTCCCGCAGCGCCCCTCACAAGGATGAGAGACTCCCTGTCAGGTGCGTCGCTCTGGGGCTTTCCAGTGCAGCCCGTG is a genomic window of Bacillota bacterium containing:
- a CDS encoding ABC transporter permease: MGKYVMRRLIAAIPVLMGVILVVFILSTIVPGDPARILSGQRGDPETIERIRREMGLDKPWYIQMIKFYRDAITLDLGRSYRNNMRVTQAIAERIPASAKLAGASMAIAIPLGVVLGIVSAVKQYSIWDYASMVLALLGVSMPVFFVGLLAIVIFCVILGWLPGTGYGGLRYLILPAMALGLRPAALIARITRSSMLEVIRQDYVRTARSKGLPEKVVVWKHALRNAMIPVVTVIGVDTANLLSGAVLTETIFCWPGIGRMAVEAVVNRDFPILRGEVLFMAVVFVAVNIVVDLSYALFDPRIRYE